Proteins from a genomic interval of Pseudodesulfovibrio nedwellii:
- a CDS encoding ARMT1-like domain-containing protein, with protein MGLARHIESIRDIQYGQDAALDALLLHFMTENHLEYSIDPDKNASGEQIRFMMALEEGEFYAPCSDWMFRMLLEDGLPERLLEEYLVQWKTFISLSRNFCTDREIARRFIQLARHKFRMVLASPIILPSRLMKRFITIFMTQSGIDDPYRDIRKALNRKASEIVESDVFDAMVNGCLANVEQPGRIDDLRFKIDMVEIERLMRISTMTDHWMPETFTPEALKSSVLSEEVKEGSRLFHDVFERLGKDREKRHRILYLPNRAGGILFDLQVVQTLLRLGHRVVMALKEGFYFEHPTFWDRDNDPLLAKAFSGAKFVSEDRLSKNELLGIMAQHPFVVISDGTRERFNPYRASVTFARAWKECDLVLAKGQAVHNRLIKSSHDFTRDIVNFYRDEHGEFHLHYRPRPESIVSFSEQYIAAKADEIIAEMRVARSLGKTVMFYSGIIGSVPGQTQAAIKVITIFVEHLRSQLDDAYIINPGEHFEEGMDADDLMFMWEKVQRSGYINVWRFQTYFDIEKSFELMGRKVPPVWTGKDATYSTGCTKEMHIALDVQRVHPELQIIGPNPEKFFRRREYGVGKFCDVAIDSCG; from the coding sequence ATGGGATTGGCCCGGCATATAGAATCGATTCGTGACATCCAATACGGCCAGGATGCAGCCCTTGATGCGTTGCTACTTCATTTCATGACCGAGAATCATCTTGAGTACTCCATTGATCCTGATAAAAATGCATCGGGTGAACAGATTCGTTTTATGATGGCGCTTGAGGAAGGGGAATTTTATGCCCCGTGTTCGGATTGGATGTTTCGTATGCTCCTTGAGGATGGCCTGCCCGAGCGTCTGCTGGAAGAATATCTTGTCCAGTGGAAGACTTTTATCAGTCTGTCCCGTAATTTTTGTACTGACAGAGAGATTGCGCGGCGTTTTATTCAACTGGCTCGGCACAAGTTTCGGATGGTTCTCGCCTCCCCCATTATCTTACCGTCACGTCTGATGAAGCGATTTATTACTATTTTTATGACTCAGAGCGGTATTGATGACCCGTACAGGGATATTCGCAAGGCCCTGAATCGTAAGGCTTCCGAGATAGTAGAAAGTGATGTCTTTGATGCCATGGTCAATGGTTGTCTGGCGAATGTCGAACAGCCCGGTCGTATTGATGATCTTCGTTTCAAGATAGATATGGTTGAAATTGAACGGCTCATGCGGATTTCCACCATGACGGATCATTGGATGCCCGAGACGTTTACGCCAGAAGCGCTTAAATCGTCTGTTCTGTCTGAAGAGGTCAAGGAAGGCTCCCGACTCTTTCATGATGTGTTTGAACGATTGGGCAAGGATAGAGAAAAGCGTCACCGTATTCTTTATCTTCCCAATCGGGCGGGTGGCATCTTGTTTGACTTGCAGGTGGTCCAGACTCTTTTGCGGTTGGGGCATCGCGTGGTCATGGCCTTGAAAGAAGGGTTTTATTTCGAGCATCCGACATTCTGGGATCGCGATAATGATCCGTTGTTGGCCAAGGCGTTTAGCGGAGCGAAATTTGTTAGCGAAGACAGGCTCTCCAAGAACGAATTGCTGGGAATCATGGCACAGCATCCTTTTGTTGTTATTTCTGACGGTACACGGGAACGTTTTAATCCCTATCGTGCGTCTGTGACTTTTGCTCGTGCTTGGAAAGAGTGTGATTTGGTTTTGGCCAAGGGGCAGGCTGTGCACAATCGGCTTATCAAGAGCAGTCATGATTTTACGCGGGATATAGTGAATTTTTATCGGGACGAGCATGGCGAATTTCATTTGCACTATCGTCCCAGACCTGAATCAATTGTTTCTTTTAGTGAGCAGTATATCGCAGCCAAGGCGGATGAAATCATTGCAGAGATGCGGGTTGCCCGGTCTCTGGGTAAGACTGTTATGTTTTACTCTGGTATCATCGGCTCTGTGCCCGGTCAGACTCAGGCCGCCATCAAGGTTATTACCATATTCGTGGAGCATCTTCGTTCACAACTTGACGATGCCTATATTATCAACCCTGGTGAGCATTTTGAAGAGGGTATGGATGCCGATGATCTGATGTTCATGTGGGAAAAGGTCCAGCGAAGCGGCTACATCAATGTCTGGCGTTTCCAGACGTATTTCGATATTGAGAAGAGCTTTGAGTTGATGGGCCGAAAGGTCCCGCCGGTATGGACCGGCAAAGATGCTACTTATTCGACCGGATGCACCAAGGAAATGCACATTGCTTTGGATGTTCAGAGGGTGCATCCAGAGTTGCAGATAATCGGGCCGAACCCCGAAAAGTTCTTCCGTAGGCGGGAGTACGGGGTGGGTAAATTCTGTGATGTAGCTATTGATTCGTGTGGATAG
- a CDS encoding MltA domain-containing protein, with the protein MKAHIHIFAWRTMRLLVAMLCMAALFSCVKDGSFFRVKVESPPAVESEKSVELVEEACSGSLCGSRVTDKLTLRMVREPESVPACDMFFPLSNVEGAESTARIDIASQGLSSWTALEGPVQRSLEYALNMDQDGPALVRPGMVLTWGQVVCSLEEFLDLLPHLDDAPELLGQRFVWYGMRKKPVMTGYYTPEIQASLTRQPGYEFPIYGVPEDLRYGKVRGYKQFYRVEKGRVLPYYERGDMDVHKVLTGRGLEIAWAKDPIDVFYMQVEGCGRLRLPDGTTRNVLYGAKNGYGFRSLGRILHSQGLLPQGKLSKGHVKSYFAKNPEKMFQLMAENRSYVFFRLENSPPEGTIGKPLTPMVSLATDRKLLPLGSLLAFEAEIPEARDGRPIGKRTVSGIGLAQDTGTAIRGTRVDYYIGEGNAVEPIANNIKTEATVYLLISKEALING; encoded by the coding sequence ATGAAAGCACACATACACATTTTTGCATGGCGAACGATGCGGCTTTTGGTCGCAATGTTGTGCATGGCGGCACTCTTTTCCTGCGTGAAGGATGGTTCGTTCTTTCGCGTCAAGGTTGAATCTCCTCCTGCGGTGGAATCTGAGAAGTCTGTGGAATTGGTTGAGGAAGCGTGTTCCGGTAGTCTGTGTGGTTCCCGAGTCACAGATAAATTGACTTTGCGCATGGTTCGTGAACCAGAGTCCGTTCCTGCCTGTGACATGTTTTTCCCGTTATCCAATGTTGAAGGAGCCGAGAGTACTGCTCGGATTGATATCGCTAGTCAGGGGCTTTCGTCATGGACAGCGTTGGAGGGGCCGGTTCAACGCAGCCTTGAATACGCTTTGAATATGGATCAGGATGGCCCTGCACTGGTACGGCCCGGTATGGTTTTGACTTGGGGACAGGTTGTTTGTTCACTGGAAGAATTTCTTGATTTATTGCCACACCTTGATGATGCCCCGGAGTTGCTTGGCCAGCGTTTTGTTTGGTACGGTATGCGGAAAAAACCTGTTATGACAGGGTATTATACGCCGGAGATTCAGGCTAGTCTAACCCGACAGCCCGGATATGAATTCCCGATTTATGGCGTTCCTGAAGATCTTCGTTATGGCAAAGTGCGCGGGTACAAGCAGTTTTATCGAGTGGAAAAGGGCCGTGTTCTGCCCTACTATGAACGTGGCGATATGGATGTACACAAGGTCTTGACTGGGCGTGGATTGGAAATAGCCTGGGCTAAAGATCCCATTGATGTTTTCTACATGCAGGTGGAAGGGTGTGGGCGGCTACGGTTGCCTGATGGCACCACAAGAAATGTGCTGTACGGGGCCAAGAATGGATACGGTTTTAGAAGCCTTGGACGTATTCTTCATTCGCAGGGATTGCTTCCTCAAGGGAAATTGTCCAAAGGACATGTTAAATCCTATTTTGCCAAGAATCCCGAAAAGATGTTTCAATTGATGGCGGAAAATCGGAGCTATGTTTTCTTTCGTTTAGAGAACTCGCCGCCCGAAGGGACCATTGGAAAGCCGTTGACGCCGATGGTCTCACTGGCTACAGACCGAAAGCTCCTGCCGCTTGGCAGTTTGCTCGCCTTTGAAGCCGAGATTCCTGAAGCCAGGGACGGACGACCAATCGGCAAGCGGACAGTGTCTGGCATCGGGCTGGCTCAGGATACAGGAACAGCCATCCGTGGAACGCGGGTGGATTATTACATAGGCGAGGGAAACGCGGTGGAGCCCATTGCCAACAATATAAAAACAGAGGCCACCGTGTATCTCCTTATAAGCAAAGAAGCACTCATCAATGGCTGA
- a CDS encoding DUF4254 domain-containing protein, with product MADITIDITKETLQDAIAHQTRSVMDWHYGEPVYEGDPADDLNGVPGLRELIARQHWANFQLWHVEDRARRKDVEAKVIADCKYAIDKLNQKRNDLIERVDECLIGMLSPLLPGDAAERYNTETVGAALDRLSIQALKIFHMKEQCSRKDVDEAHVDQCNAKVEVLVRQHGDLGQAILELIDEYAAGTKKPKVYFQFKMYNDPSLNPELYKNKS from the coding sequence ATGGCTGATATTACCATAGACATTACCAAAGAGACTCTTCAGGACGCAATCGCTCACCAGACCCGGTCTGTGATGGATTGGCATTATGGCGAACCCGTGTATGAGGGAGACCCTGCCGACGACTTGAACGGGGTGCCCGGTTTACGTGAACTCATAGCTCGTCAGCACTGGGCCAATTTTCAGCTCTGGCATGTGGAAGATCGCGCCCGTCGTAAAGACGTGGAAGCCAAGGTCATCGCTGATTGCAAATACGCCATCGATAAGCTTAACCAGAAGCGCAACGATTTGATCGAGCGGGTGGATGAGTGTCTGATCGGTATGCTTTCTCCGTTGTTGCCCGGTGATGCTGCCGAAAGGTACAACACTGAGACCGTAGGGGCCGCTTTGGACAGATTGTCCATTCAGGCACTCAAGATTTTTCATATGAAAGAGCAGTGTAGCCGCAAGGATGTCGATGAAGCCCATGTGGATCAGTGTAATGCTAAAGTCGAAGTCTTGGTGCGCCAACATGGAGATTTGGGGCAGGCCATTTTGGAATTGATTGATGAATACGCTGCAGGCACCAAGAAGCCCAAGGTGTATTTCCAATTCAAGATGTACAATGACCCCAGTCTGAACCCGGAACTCTACAAAAATAAATCATAG
- the gatB gene encoding Asp-tRNA(Asn)/Glu-tRNA(Gln) amidotransferase subunit GatB — translation MSRYETVIGLEVHAQLKTKTKIFCSCSTEFGKDPNENVCAVCSGMPGVLPVLNEKVAEYATKMGIATNCEINLKSVFARKNYFYPDLPKGYQISQFELPICEHGHVDIEVDDEKKRIGVTRIHMEEDAGKSIHSAADNASFVDLNRTGVPLIEIVSEPDMRSAEEAIAYLKEVRSVLLYLGICDGNMEEGSFRCDANISVRPYGQEEFGTRAELKNLNSFKHILKAIKYEVDRQIDLVEDGEKVVQETRLFNVDKGITQSMRGKEEAHDYRYFPDPDLVPLVLDEAWVKQWQSELPELPRDKRERFMVEYTLADYDAALITTDRTVAEYFEAAVKAYNGEAKKVTNWVVGELLPFCHEVESEACDVKLSPEKLAALLTLVDDGTISVKIGKDIFRDLCESGDDPAEYVKAKGLAQMSDSGELEAMVDQVIADNPSEVEAFKGGKKKLMSFFMGQVMRLSKGQANPGIVTKMIQEKLS, via the coding sequence ATGTCCCGCTACGAAACCGTTATCGGCCTTGAGGTGCACGCTCAGCTCAAGACCAAGACCAAGATTTTCTGTTCCTGTTCCACTGAATTTGGAAAGGATCCTAATGAGAATGTGTGTGCAGTCTGTTCCGGTATGCCCGGTGTCTTGCCCGTACTTAACGAAAAGGTGGCCGAGTACGCGACCAAGATGGGGATTGCTACCAATTGCGAGATCAACCTCAAGTCCGTATTTGCGCGTAAGAATTATTTTTATCCCGACTTGCCCAAAGGCTATCAGATTTCCCAGTTTGAACTGCCTATCTGTGAACATGGGCATGTCGATATCGAAGTTGACGACGAAAAGAAACGTATCGGTGTGACTCGTATCCATATGGAAGAGGACGCGGGTAAGAGTATCCATTCTGCGGCTGATAATGCCAGCTTTGTGGACTTGAATCGGACCGGCGTACCGCTCATCGAGATCGTGTCTGAGCCGGATATGCGGAGTGCCGAGGAAGCGATTGCCTATCTCAAGGAAGTTCGGTCCGTCCTCCTTTACCTTGGTATCTGTGACGGCAACATGGAAGAGGGGAGCTTTCGTTGTGATGCGAATATTTCCGTTCGTCCTTATGGACAGGAAGAATTTGGAACCCGTGCGGAGTTGAAGAATCTCAACTCCTTTAAGCATATTCTCAAGGCCATCAAGTATGAAGTGGATCGTCAGATCGATCTCGTAGAAGATGGTGAAAAAGTTGTGCAGGAAACTCGGCTTTTCAACGTGGACAAGGGCATCACTCAGTCCATGCGTGGCAAGGAAGAGGCGCACGATTATCGCTATTTCCCGGATCCGGATCTTGTTCCGTTGGTTCTTGATGAAGCGTGGGTCAAACAGTGGCAGTCTGAATTGCCTGAGTTGCCCCGTGATAAGCGTGAACGGTTCATGGTCGAATATACGTTGGCCGACTATGATGCTGCGTTGATCACAACTGATCGAACTGTTGCTGAATATTTTGAAGCTGCAGTCAAGGCGTACAACGGTGAAGCCAAGAAGGTCACCAACTGGGTGGTCGGCGAATTGCTGCCGTTCTGTCATGAAGTTGAGTCTGAAGCCTGCGATGTAAAGCTTTCGCCTGAAAAGCTGGCAGCTTTGCTTACGTTGGTTGATGACGGGACCATTTCCGTCAAGATCGGTAAGGATATTTTCCGTGATCTCTGTGAGTCCGGTGATGATCCTGCAGAATACGTCAAGGCCAAAGGGCTTGCGCAGATGTCTGATTCCGGTGAACTGGAAGCCATGGTTGATCAGGTTATTGCTGATAATCCTTCTGAAGTGGAAGCATTCAAGGGCGGCAAGAAAAAACTTATGAGCTTTTTCATGGGACAGGTCATGCGCCTTTCTAAAGGCCAGGCCAACCCCGGAATCGTGACCAAGATGATTCAAGAAAAACTCTCATAA
- the mtnA gene encoding S-methyl-5-thioribose-1-phosphate isomerase, giving the protein MTEHIQYSSEKDALILLDQRFLPNREDWFECKTTDDICFALVVMVVRGAPAIGVTAAYGCYLAGREVQGMDGDWKVNLEAKLDQIHDARPTAVNLRWAVREMRRIWKEAGDVSLEKLLETWLERAKEIHVGDIEMCELIGKFGGELMDDGDTIMTHCNAGALATAGYGTALGVVRGAIDQGKKVSVIANETRPFLQGARLTAYELHKDGVPVKVACDNACALLMKRGLVDKVVVGADRITANGDAVNKIGTFGVAIIADRFNIPFYVAAPQYTIDTETLSGDDVPIEDRDPREVTHIGDHRIPPEGVEVYNLAFDPTPNDLIAGIITEKGVLYPPYTESIKKLFADYPEG; this is encoded by the coding sequence ATGACTGAACATATTCAATATTCCTCGGAAAAAGACGCTCTTATTCTTCTCGACCAACGATTCTTGCCCAATCGCGAGGATTGGTTCGAATGCAAGACCACGGACGATATTTGTTTCGCTCTGGTGGTTATGGTCGTGCGTGGTGCGCCCGCTATCGGCGTGACCGCTGCCTATGGCTGTTATCTGGCTGGTCGCGAAGTTCAGGGCATGGATGGCGACTGGAAGGTGAATCTTGAGGCCAAGCTCGACCAGATTCATGATGCCCGCCCGACCGCAGTCAACCTGCGTTGGGCCGTGCGCGAGATGCGTCGTATCTGGAAAGAAGCTGGTGATGTTTCTCTTGAGAAGTTGCTGGAAACCTGGCTGGAAAGAGCCAAGGAAATCCATGTCGGCGATATCGAAATGTGCGAGCTTATCGGCAAGTTTGGCGGAGAACTCATGGACGATGGCGATACCATCATGACCCATTGTAATGCCGGTGCGCTGGCTACTGCCGGATACGGCACGGCTCTGGGCGTGGTGCGTGGTGCCATTGATCAGGGCAAGAAAGTGTCTGTCATTGCCAACGAGACCCGTCCGTTTTTGCAGGGCGCACGCCTGACCGCGTATGAACTGCATAAGGATGGTGTCCCGGTAAAGGTCGCCTGCGATAACGCCTGCGCATTGCTCATGAAGCGTGGATTAGTGGACAAAGTGGTGGTCGGCGCTGACCGTATTACTGCTAACGGGGATGCCGTGAACAAGATTGGTACCTTCGGCGTAGCCATTATAGCTGATCGGTTCAACATTCCTTTTTATGTGGCCGCTCCGCAGTATACCATCGATACCGAGACGTTGTCCGGTGACGATGTGCCTATTGAGGACCGCGATCCCAGAGAAGTAACGCATATCGGCGATCATCGTATTCCACCCGAAGGCGTTGAGGTTTATAACCTCGCATTTGATCCGACTCCCAATGATCTTATTGCTGGTATTATCACGGAAAAAGGTGTGTTGTACCCGCCATACACCGAGTCCATCAAAAAACTCTTTGCGGATTACCCGGAAGGATAG
- the der gene encoding ribosome biogenesis GTPase Der — translation MLPIVALVGRPNVGKSTLFNRLLRKARAITHDLPGVTRDRIYGECRMGDVRFDLVDTGGMVLESEATPELSKDFEDEIFEQAQEAIEEANAIIFVVDGKEGLTPLDQQAAEYVRRSGKPVFMLVNKVDGSEFAPQMTGEFHELGIEFMPVSAAHGYNLHEVRHRVKQFVIDLNIPEDEDDGIEKGLRLTMLGRPNAGKSSIINAVIGKDRLIVSDVAGTTRDSIDVTFEKRDKRYTFVDTAGVRRRANIQDHLEKISVIRALKNSRRSDVTILTIDITLGVGRQDKRLIEFLAKEKTPFIVVVNKADLVPRNETNRALEAFRNELRIIPHVPIVMTSAQKGVGIGKLLPIAEAMRKECQIRIGTGILNRSLQAVLERQQPPVVKRRRPKFFYVTQADEEIPTFVFFCNDHAIVKTSYVRYLENQFRKMLGIKTAPVNIVFRSSHDKKEWQKSRGISSMGKRGPGRERMGGAKTRRHETKYKALKSKRRRDEKDEKEKRGKRGK, via the coding sequence ATGCTGCCAATCGTCGCCCTTGTGGGTCGCCCCAATGTGGGTAAGTCCACACTTTTCAACCGTCTACTCAGGAAAGCGCGGGCCATTACCCACGATTTGCCGGGAGTGACGCGCGACCGCATCTATGGCGAATGCCGGATGGGTGACGTGCGTTTTGATCTCGTCGATACTGGCGGTATGGTGCTTGAATCAGAAGCCACACCCGAATTGTCCAAAGATTTTGAAGACGAGATTTTTGAACAGGCTCAGGAAGCCATTGAAGAGGCTAATGCCATCATCTTCGTGGTGGACGGCAAGGAAGGTCTGACTCCGCTTGATCAGCAAGCTGCAGAATATGTGCGTCGTTCCGGCAAGCCTGTGTTCATGCTTGTGAATAAGGTGGACGGCAGTGAGTTTGCCCCTCAAATGACGGGCGAATTTCATGAGCTTGGTATCGAGTTTATGCCTGTTTCCGCTGCTCATGGTTATAATTTGCATGAAGTGCGTCATCGGGTGAAACAGTTCGTTATTGATCTGAATATCCCTGAAGATGAAGACGACGGTATTGAAAAAGGTTTGCGTCTGACCATGCTCGGCCGTCCCAACGCCGGTAAGTCTTCCATTATCAATGCGGTTATCGGCAAGGATCGGCTTATCGTTTCCGATGTGGCTGGAACCACCCGTGATTCCATTGACGTTACTTTCGAGAAGCGGGATAAGCGGTATACCTTCGTTGACACGGCGGGCGTTCGCAGAAGGGCCAATATTCAGGACCATCTGGAAAAGATCAGCGTTATTCGTGCCCTGAAAAACTCCAGACGATCTGATGTGACCATCCTGACTATTGATATAACCCTCGGGGTTGGGCGGCAGGATAAACGACTCATCGAATTTTTGGCCAAGGAAAAGACCCCGTTTATCGTGGTGGTGAATAAGGCTGATCTGGTCCCTCGTAATGAGACCAATCGGGCTTTGGAAGCATTCAGAAATGAATTGCGTATCATTCCGCACGTCCCCATCGTCATGACGAGTGCACAGAAAGGCGTGGGTATTGGAAAACTCCTTCCCATCGCCGAGGCCATGCGTAAGGAGTGCCAGATTCGTATTGGTACCGGAATCCTTAATAGATCGCTTCAGGCCGTACTGGAGCGCCAACAGCCGCCTGTTGTAAAGCGTCGCAGACCTAAATTTTTCTATGTGACCCAGGCTGACGAGGAAATTCCGACATTCGTGTTCTTCTGTAACGATCACGCCATCGTCAAGACATCCTACGTCCGTTATCTGGAAAACCAGTTCCGCAAGATGCTTGGCATCAAGACCGCGCCTGTGAATATTGTGTTCCGGTCCAGTCATGACAAGAAGGAATGGCAGAAGAGTCGTGGCATTTCCTCTATGGGCAAACGTGGTCCGGGCCGTGAACGCATGGGCGGTGCCAAGACCCGTCGTCATGAGACCAAATACAAGGCTCTCAAGAGCAAGCGGCGCAGAGATGAAAAAGATGAGAAAGAAAAGAGAGGGAAAAGAGGTAAATAA
- a CDS encoding DNA-processing protein DprA encodes MPSNTEIILHLLQTKGLGPKGLRKVFAGLIASKSSFADMLGMSVEQVVMKLGLGQKLAERILNFKASDLSKALEDNVVSVLPIIDDSYPMRLKMTLGDAAPPVLFAKGNLDILDDKSVGFCGARKASEKGLLVAALCAEALVKEGVNVSSGYANGVDMKAHTSALEHGGTTTIVLAEGIQNFRIKKEIKDFFDEDRAVIVSEFFPTGRWFVSNAMQRNRTILGLSKAMMVIEAAMKGGTFSAAMDAIEHRVPLFFADYEVDNVSSEGNRYFLSKGANAIRANRHGKPNIDGVMRAVNRAEEFCSTSSKQLQLI; translated from the coding sequence ATGCCGTCAAATACCGAAATCATATTACATTTGCTCCAAACCAAAGGGCTTGGCCCTAAGGGATTGCGAAAGGTTTTTGCTGGTTTGATTGCTAGCAAATCGTCTTTTGCCGATATGTTGGGGATGAGCGTTGAGCAAGTAGTTATGAAACTCGGCCTAGGGCAGAAGCTTGCGGAACGGATTTTAAATTTTAAAGCGAGTGATCTTAGCAAAGCGCTTGAAGATAATGTTGTGTCTGTTTTGCCCATCATTGATGACTCCTATCCTATGCGTTTAAAAATGACCTTGGGGGATGCGGCTCCACCTGTCCTTTTTGCTAAAGGGAATTTAGATATTCTGGATGATAAGTCTGTGGGGTTTTGTGGCGCCAGAAAAGCATCAGAGAAAGGGCTGCTGGTTGCCGCTTTGTGCGCTGAGGCTTTGGTTAAAGAGGGGGTAAACGTTTCAAGCGGTTATGCCAATGGCGTAGACATGAAAGCGCATACTTCTGCTTTAGAGCATGGTGGTACTACAACAATAGTCTTGGCTGAGGGCATCCAGAATTTTCGTATAAAAAAAGAGATCAAAGATTTTTTTGATGAAGACAGGGCCGTAATTGTTTCTGAGTTTTTTCCTACCGGACGTTGGTTCGTATCAAATGCAATGCAAAGAAATAGAACCATTTTAGGGCTGTCCAAGGCCATGATGGTTATCGAGGCTGCCATGAAAGGTGGAACGTTTTCTGCTGCTATGGATGCCATCGAGCATCGAGTTCCGTTATTTTTTGCAGATTACGAAGTTGATAATGTTTCTTCGGAAGGCAATCGCTATTTTCTTTCAAAAGGAGCAAATGCAATTCGGGCAAATCGTCATGGTAAACCTAATATTGATGGTGTTATGCGAGCCGTTAATCGCGCCGAGGAGTTCTGTTCGACCAGCAGCAAACAGTTGCAACTGATTTAG
- a CDS encoding ABC transporter substrate-binding protein, with amino-acid sequence MSSGLKRIIFASFIIATLFCSAFAAHAAEKITVASVSWTGVTIKSEIAVSVLESLGYESENKVFSVPITYTALASGDADVFFGNWMPSMANIADKFFKTGKVIKYVANMPGAKYTLATPTFCAKAGLKDFSDIAKFGDKLDWKIYGIEPGNDGNMIIQDMIDKDMFGLGKFKLVASSEVAMLAQAQAYAKNDKWIVFLGWAPHSMNERIDMTYLTGSTDQTFGGNNGTATVYTNIRKGLEQDNPNVAKLFKNMTFPVSMMNQIMTSVHNDKTIGLSKAGLKWLKANPATYENWLKGVTTADGKPATASFKAYLDSI; translated from the coding sequence ATGTCTTCTGGCCTTAAGCGGATTATCTTCGCTTCGTTCATCATCGCAACCCTTTTCTGCTCCGCCTTCGCTGCACACGCAGCTGAAAAAATTACCGTCGCCAGCGTCTCATGGACCGGAGTGACCATTAAATCGGAAATCGCTGTTTCCGTTCTCGAAAGCCTTGGCTACGAGTCCGAGAACAAAGTCTTCTCGGTGCCCATCACATACACTGCTCTTGCCAGCGGCGATGCCGATGTGTTCTTTGGAAACTGGATGCCTTCCATGGCCAACATCGCAGACAAATTCTTCAAAACCGGCAAGGTCATCAAATACGTCGCGAACATGCCCGGCGCGAAATATACCCTCGCCACACCGACCTTCTGCGCAAAAGCAGGCCTCAAAGACTTTAGCGATATCGCCAAATTCGGCGACAAGCTCGATTGGAAAATTTATGGCATCGAGCCAGGCAACGATGGCAACATGATCATTCAAGATATGATCGACAAGGACATGTTCGGACTTGGCAAATTCAAGCTGGTTGCTTCCAGCGAAGTTGCCATGCTCGCCCAGGCCCAAGCCTACGCCAAAAACGATAAGTGGATCGTCTTCCTCGGCTGGGCTCCGCACAGCATGAACGAACGCATCGACATGACCTATCTCACAGGTAGCACAGACCAGACCTTCGGCGGCAACAATGGCACCGCAACGGTCTATACCAATATCCGTAAAGGGTTGGAACAAGACAACCCCAACGTGGCCAAACTATTCAAGAACATGACCTTCCCTGTGTCCATGATGAACCAGATCATGACTTCCGTTCACAATGACAAGACCATCGGTCTGAGCAAAGCCGGTCTCAAATGGCTCAAGGCCAATCCCGCCACATACGAAAATTGGCTCAAAGGCGTCACCACCGCCGACGGCAAACCGGCCACAGCATCCTTCAAAGCATACCTGGATTCCATCTAG